The following proteins are encoded in a genomic region of Flavobacteriales bacterium:
- a CDS encoding ABC transporter permease, with product MQKGTGRYSRPIVSIAILGIILGVAVMILSASIVRGFRTEIRDKVVGFNAHLQITDVASGMGTEDKRVEIRQNFLADIASMEGVEMIRPFLARPTILESKEGIEGVIAKGIDREAVPDFLKWRLADGRMPDLPEGGPGQEMLVSAVTARALDVEVGDRLSLYFIKSDSDFSIRRLTVSGIYQTDLEEFDAQYIYMDIRHLQRLSHWGLEIQALALDSCDADGQYLEARSFGVESEHFFSWSTGASGAGPFPICSESGETAHIVLGDNKQTIRDTAFIHFTPNVSLACDCPYEVDTIVTSGGSGKYYVGGFEVFVSDFDQLSTLKKSIQRTTGPFFYTSDIVERTPEIFSWLEILDVNIYIIITLMIGVAIFNMSSALLILIIERSNMIGILKALGSENWSIRKIFIRHAGKLILTGLLWGNLLGLGLALAQQHFQFIKLSAETYYLNRVPILLHWTDILLIDLGTLTICLLAMLIPSYFITRITPVKAIRFD from the coding sequence ATGCAAAAAGGCACGGGCCGTTACTCCCGTCCGATCGTCAGCATTGCGATTTTAGGGATAATCCTCGGAGTAGCGGTGATGATCCTCAGTGCAAGCATCGTCAGAGGTTTCCGTACGGAGATACGTGATAAGGTGGTGGGGTTCAATGCCCACTTGCAGATCACCGATGTGGCTTCGGGCATGGGTACCGAGGATAAACGCGTGGAGATCCGTCAGAACTTCTTGGCCGATATCGCATCGATGGAAGGTGTGGAAATGATCAGACCATTTCTGGCACGGCCGACCATCTTGGAGAGCAAGGAAGGTATAGAAGGGGTCATTGCAAAGGGTATCGATCGTGAGGCCGTTCCTGATTTCTTGAAGTGGCGATTGGCAGACGGTCGGATGCCCGACCTCCCAGAGGGTGGTCCCGGCCAGGAAATGCTTGTTTCTGCCGTTACGGCCCGCGCCTTGGATGTGGAAGTAGGTGATAGACTGAGTTTGTATTTCATAAAAAGTGATTCGGATTTCTCCATCCGTAGATTGACAGTCTCCGGTATCTATCAGACCGATCTGGAGGAATTCGATGCTCAGTACATCTACATGGATATACGCCATCTGCAGCGCTTGAGCCATTGGGGACTGGAGATACAGGCATTGGCTCTAGATAGTTGCGATGCAGATGGGCAGTATCTCGAAGCCCGGTCCTTCGGGGTAGAGTCTGAACACTTCTTCTCTTGGAGCACGGGAGCAAGCGGAGCCGGACCCTTTCCCATCTGTTCAGAGTCAGGCGAAACAGCCCACATCGTTCTAGGCGATAATAAACAGACCATCCGCGATACCGCCTTCATTCATTTCACGCCTAATGTCTCACTGGCTTGTGATTGTCCCTATGAGGTGGACACCATCGTCACCAGCGGAGGAAGCGGGAAATACTATGTGGGAGGTTTCGAGGTATTCGTATCAGACTTCGACCAGTTGTCTACTTTGAAGAAGTCCATCCAGCGCACCACTGGACCCTTCTTTTACACCAGCGACATCGTTGAGCGAACGCCAGAGATATTCTCCTGGCTGGAAATACTGGATGTCAATATCTATATCATTATCACCCTGATGATCGGTGTGGCCATTTTCAACATGTCCTCGGCACTTCTCATATTGATCATCGAGAGGAGCAATATGATCGGAATACTCAAGGCATTGGGCTCGGAGAATTGGAGCATCCGTAAGATATTCATCCGTCATGCCGGCAAATTGATCCTGACCGGCCTGCTCTGGGGAAATCTGCTCGGTCTCGGATTGGCTCTGGCACAGCAACACTTCCAATTCATCAAACTCAGTGCGGAGACCTATTACCTCAATCGAGTGCCCATATTGCTCCACTGGACGGATATCCTCCTGATCGATCTAGGCACATTGACCATCTGTCTCTTGGCCATGCTCATCCCATCTTACTTCATCACACGTATCACTCCGGTCAAAGCCATTCGCTTCGACTGA
- a CDS encoding cysteine synthase family protein: protein MDIKNNILETIGNTPLIRLNKIAEDIPCAVLAKVEYFNPGHSVKDRMALAMIEGAEREGKIKEGGTVIECTSGNTGMGLALACIVKGYKLICTTSDKQSKEKVDVLKAMGAEVIVCPTNVAPDDPQSYYSVAEAKSKEIPNSFWVNQYDNPYNTVGHYETTGPEIWEQTDGKITHFVVGVGTGGTISGVGKYLKEKNPDIKLWGADTYGSVFKKYHETGEFDEAEIYPYITEGIGEDILPKNVNFDIIDRFEKVTDKDGVLITRELALKEGLFLGNSAGSAFGVIRQLKDELKPDDVVVVLFHDHGSRYVGKVFNDDWVRENGFID from the coding sequence ATGGACATCAAGAACAATATCCTCGAGACCATAGGGAACACTCCGCTGATACGTCTCAACAAGATCGCTGAAGACATCCCTTGTGCCGTTCTGGCCAAAGTGGAGTACTTCAACCCAGGACATTCCGTCAAAGACCGCATGGCCCTGGCCATGATAGAAGGTGCCGAGCGTGAGGGCAAGATCAAAGAAGGAGGCACTGTGATAGAATGCACTTCTGGAAATACGGGAATGGGACTCGCTCTGGCCTGTATCGTCAAGGGCTACAAGCTTATATGCACGACCAGCGATAAGCAATCCAAGGAGAAGGTGGATGTACTCAAGGCCATGGGAGCCGAAGTGATCGTATGCCCGACCAATGTGGCCCCGGATGACCCGCAGAGTTACTATTCGGTAGCGGAGGCAAAAAGTAAGGAGATTCCCAATTCATTCTGGGTCAATCAATACGACAATCCCTACAATACCGTGGGGCATTATGAGACCACCGGGCCTGAGATCTGGGAACAGACCGATGGGAAGATCACTCACTTCGTAGTTGGTGTAGGAACTGGTGGAACCATCTCAGGGGTGGGGAAATACCTGAAAGAGAAGAATCCGGATATCAAGCTCTGGGGAGCCGACACCTATGGTTCTGTTTTCAAGAAGTATCATGAGACCGGTGAGTTCGATGAAGCGGAGATCTATCCGTACATCACCGAAGGCATCGGAGAGGATATCCTTCCCAAGAATGTCAACTTCGACATCATCGATCGGTTTGAAAAGGTCACTGACAAGGATGGTGTATTGATCACTCGTGAATTGGCATTAAAAGAAGGCCTCTTCCTCGGGAATTCTGCGGGAAGTGCATTTGGGGTGATTCGCCAGCTGAAGGATGAGCTCAAGCCGGATGATGTGGTGGTGGTCCTCTTCCATGACCATGGCTCACGTTATGTGGGTAAGGTCTTCAATGATGATTGGGTGAGGGAAAATGGGTTTATAGATTGA